CCTTCGCCCTCGCCGGCACGATCGTCCACGGCGAAGGCCGCGGCGGCGCCGTCCTCGTCCCCACCGCCAACCTCGCCCCCGAGAACGAGCTCCTCCCCGCGCGCGGCGTCTACTTCACCCTCACCCGCCTCGGCGACCTCCACGTCCCCGGCCTCACCAACATCGGCGTCCGCCCCACCTTCGGCGACCACCGCCTCGTCGTCGAGACCTTCCTTCCCGGCTTCAAGGGCGACCTCTACGGTGCCCGCGTCGAGCTCGACTTCCAGGCCCGCCACCGCGACGAACGCAAGTTCGACTCCCCCGAGGGCCTGCTCGCCCAGATCCAACGGGACATCGACGCGTTCGAGGAGTGGCGGGGGAAGCGCGGGTAGACGAGCAAGAGGCTCCGCCCGCCGCTCAGCCGACCGCGGCTGGCGCGCCGAATTCGCCCAGTTTCGTCATCCGCAGCCCTTGAGCGAACCGTGCCCGCGCAAGTACGATGTGACTTGGGCTCGGGGGACATCGTTCACGGGAATCGCCACGCACCACGAAGGCGCGAGCCGCGGCTCGACCCAAATTTGGAGGCATCGCCCCGGCCAGTCCGGAGACTGCCCCACCGGCGTTTCTTCCCATGCAAGACGATCCCTCCTGTTGCAGGGGACAGAGATGAGCGCGGAAGGCCCAAAGACGCAGAACGGAGCCGATTCGAAGACAGAATGGACGTACAAGTCAGCCGTTCTCGTCTTCTGCATCGCCGTCAACTACATCGGCAGTGTCATCGCCTTCGACAATTCCTACCGATTCCTCTTCCTCGACATGATCGGCACGTTCATCGCCGCGGTCGTCTTCGGGCCGGTCTTCGCCGTCACGACAGCGCTGCTGACGAACACACTGACTTCGATCACCACCCCGAACCTGGCGCATTTCGCTTTCGCGAACGCGGCCGGCGGCCTCTGGTGGGCGTTCGCCGCGCAGCGGGGATGGCTCGCTGTCCTGCGGCCGCAGAAGGCTGCGCCGACCGGCGCGTGGCAACGAATCCGCTCCTCCTTGCAGCTCATTGTCGTCGGCGGAGGCGGGGCCTGCGTTGCGGTGAGCGTCGTCGCCGTCTTTCTCAAGAGCTTTGTCTTCGGCCACGAAACGGCGACCTACGGAGACTACCTCTTCGCCGCGTTCGCCGGTCCGACGTGGTTCCGCGCTCTCGCCGCGGATCTTGTCCTCTCCTTCCCCGACAAGACGCTCGTCGCGATGGCCGGGTTCATCATGGTCCAGTCCTATCTCCGGTTCACGAAATGCCAGCTCTGCGAGATTCCCTCGACGGATCGCAGGCGCCTTGCCGCCGCGAACCGCAGGGACATCACGCTTCTCGTGCCGACTCTAGTTGTATTTCTGGCTGCCCTCGCGTGGCGCCACTTCCAACTCTTCCCAGGCGAAGGCCACGCATCGGCGCACTGGACCGTCGGACTTCTCGCACTCGCGCTTCTCGCCGCGGCTCTCCGGCCCTGTTTCGCGAACAGATCCGTCCACCACGACGCGCTGCGGGATCTCTTCGAGACTCAAGCCCAGCACCCCGCCAGCGACCCCGATTCTTGGTTCCTTGGCACGTTGGGCGTCGGCCTCGTCTTCATCACGATGCTCTACTGCGCCGCGTTCGCTTGGCTGGGACAGACCCCGTGGGCCTTCTACGCCTCGAAGTCGTGGCCGATCACACCGTCATGGACCGCGATCATCGCCATCATCGGGCTCGCCGGAGCGCAGGTGTTCATCGCCCGCATCAACGAATGCCGCGCCGCGGAGTTGGCCGTGCAAGACAAAGCCGCGGTCCGCGAGGAAGCGAAGGGCGTCGTGAATCTCCTCGGGCGGGAGTTGCGCCGCGCGCTGGCTGGTTCGCTCCAGACGGCGCAAGAACTTGAGACTGGGTGGGAAGAGAATCCCGCGGTCGTCAAACAGATCAGCAACATCGTCGCCGACATGCACCACGAGCCGGGAAACTGGATTGCCCAAGCAGTGCGCGAAGGACGGCCCTTGACCGGCGCAGACCTCACCGTCTGTCAGGGTGCAATCAACTTCGTAAAGGCGCGCCTCAAGGAGCAATG
The sequence above is a segment of the bacterium genome. Coding sequences within it:
- a CDS encoding riboflavin biosynthesis protein RibF, translating into DFRFGRGRAGDVPLLNKLGAALGFTAHEVPPVMHDDERISTSRIRESVGAGRVEEAAQMLGRPFALAGTIVHGEGRGGAVLVPTANLAPENELLPARGVYFTLTRLGDLHVPGLTNIGVRPTFGDHRLVVETFLPGFKGDLYGARVELDFQARHRDERKFDSPEGLLAQIQRDIDAFEEWRGKRG